In Candidatus Gastranaerophilales bacterium, one DNA window encodes the following:
- a CDS encoding helix-turn-helix transcriptional regulator yields MGIVVRLDVMLAKRRMRSKTLAQLVGVTEANLSLLKSGKVNGVRFSTLAAICKHLRCQPGDLLEYEDDAEAIEAAG; encoded by the coding sequence ATGGGGATTGTAGTGCGGCTCGACGTCATGCTGGCCAAGCGGCGCATGCGATCAAAAACATTGGCGCAGCTAGTCGGCGTGACGGAGGCGAATCTGTCGCTTCTGAAATCGGGCAAGGTGAACGGCGTGCGGTTTTCGACGCTCGCCGCCATTTGCAAACATTTGCGCTGCCAGCCTGGCGACCTTCTTGAATATGAGGACGACGCCGAGGCGATCGAAGCGGCGGGCTAA
- a CDS encoding DUF2975 domain-containing protein, whose translation MEVIPFPDLAKAPSGPQTPSRWERICRALALALGVAFIVTLLFAVSLALAVMFYDGPNLRFGVGGLSLFAGDSPGSVTMDAFSVSQRLVGVALVLLLCAPAVFILHQARLLAAAFSKGRMFSDDCAQGLRRIAWGFVAYAFAPPLAHGVAILVGMTGDPIWLRFEFFGALLLAALLALLAQANARAGAIEQDRDGFV comes from the coding sequence ATGGAAGTCATTCCCTTCCCCGATTTGGCCAAAGCGCCATCTGGTCCGCAGACCCCTTCGCGTTGGGAGCGCATTTGCCGCGCGCTCGCTCTGGCGCTCGGCGTGGCTTTCATCGTTACGCTCCTCTTCGCCGTTTCGCTGGCGCTAGCGGTGATGTTCTACGACGGCCCAAACCTGCGTTTCGGCGTCGGCGGCCTGTCGCTGTTTGCGGGCGATTCGCCCGGCTCGGTGACGATGGACGCCTTTAGCGTGTCGCAACGGCTGGTCGGCGTAGCGCTGGTTCTCCTTCTCTGCGCACCCGCTGTTTTCATTCTGCACCAGGCGCGTTTGTTGGCGGCGGCCTTTTCGAAAGGGCGGATGTTTTCGGACGATTGCGCGCAAGGCCTGCGGCGCATTGCCTGGGGCTTTGTCGCCTACGCTTTCGCGCCGCCGCTTGCGCATGGGGTCGCCATTCTGGTCGGCATGACGGGCGATCCGATCTGGCTGCGTTTTGAATTCTTCGGCGCGCTCTTGCTGGCGGCTCTGCTAGCGCTTTTGGCGCAGGCGAACGCGCGCGCAGGAGCTATTGAACAGGATAGGGACGGGTTCGTGTGA